The following are encoded in a window of Bradyrhizobium sp. WBOS07 genomic DNA:
- a CDS encoding DUF1522 domain-containing protein: MSNIVLSASVRQNLLSLQSTADLLATTQERLATGKKVNTALDNPTNFFTAQGLDNRASDISNLLDGINNGVQVLQAANTGITSLQKLIDSAKSIANQALQTTVGYSTKSNVSTTIPGATPADLRGTTSYASATAKSNVLYTGAAGGVTPVTGTAALGASLGSSAGTFTGTAALAADGTTALSGTATLLGTTASTTFGTPPADGDTITVNGKTITFRTGVAPATQPTGWGLDASGHIATDGNGNSIVYEGTAAAPGATINDVLTAIDLASGVKTATISASAATIAVSGAAGPVGTLQVASSITAGAVTLKSSTGADLSVTGKADFLKALGLTSATGAGNANVTANRSTTAGSLGTLVQDGSTLNIDGHTITFKNAQTPQSAASVANGFGVSGNVVTDGNGNSTVYIQSATLTDLLNAVDLATGVKTASIFNGAATLSTTSGQIPSSVNSSGQLAISTGVNSDLSITGTGNALSAFGLSGNTGTATAFTAARTSGVGGISGKTLTFTSFNGGTPVNVTFGDGTNGTVKTLDQLNAQLQANHLTATIDANGVLTVTTVNEYASSTLGSTLAGGAVGGTITGVLAFTTAQPPIQDPVAQTARSNLVNQFNNILAQIDTTSQDSSFNGVNLLNGDTLKLVFNETGSSTLSINGVVFNAAGLGLSNLVNGVDFIDNGATNRVLASLNAASSTLRSEGSTLGSNLSIVQVRQDFSKNLINVLQTGSANLTLADTNEEAANSQALSTRQSIAVSALSLANQSQQSVLQLLR; this comes from the coding sequence ATGTCCAACATCGTTCTCTCGGCGTCAGTTCGCCAGAACCTGTTGTCGCTGCAGTCGACGGCCGACTTGCTGGCCACGACGCAGGAGCGGCTGGCGACCGGCAAGAAGGTCAACACGGCGCTCGACAATCCCACCAACTTCTTCACGGCGCAGGGGTTGGACAACCGGGCGAGCGACATCAGCAACCTGCTCGACGGCATCAACAACGGTGTCCAGGTGCTGCAGGCGGCCAATACCGGCATCACCTCGCTGCAGAAGCTGATCGACAGCGCGAAGTCGATCGCCAACCAGGCGCTGCAGACCACGGTCGGTTACTCCACCAAGTCGAACGTCTCCACCACCATTCCCGGCGCGACGCCGGCCGACCTGCGCGGCACGACCTCCTATGCGAGCGCGACCGCCAAGAGCAACGTGCTCTATACCGGCGCCGCCGGTGGCGTGACCCCGGTGACGGGAACCGCCGCGCTCGGCGCCTCGCTGGGCTCGAGCGCCGGCACCTTCACCGGCACGGCAGCGCTTGCCGCCGACGGCACGACCGCGCTGTCCGGCACCGCGACGCTGCTCGGCACCACGGCTTCCACTACGTTCGGCACGCCGCCCGCGGACGGCGACACCATCACGGTGAACGGCAAGACCATCACCTTCCGCACCGGCGTCGCGCCGGCCACGCAGCCGACCGGCTGGGGTCTCGACGCCAGCGGCCATATCGCCACCGACGGCAACGGCAATTCGATCGTCTATGAGGGAACGGCGGCTGCGCCGGGGGCGACGATCAACGACGTCCTCACCGCGATCGATCTCGCCAGCGGCGTCAAGACCGCAACCATCAGCGCGAGCGCGGCGACCATCGCCGTCAGCGGCGCGGCCGGTCCCGTCGGCACACTTCAGGTGGCCTCGTCCATCACGGCGGGCGCTGTGACCTTGAAGAGCTCGACCGGTGCCGATCTGAGCGTGACAGGCAAGGCCGATTTCCTCAAGGCGCTCGGTCTGACCTCCGCGACCGGCGCGGGCAACGCGAACGTGACCGCGAACCGCTCGACCACGGCGGGTTCGCTCGGCACGCTCGTTCAGGACGGCTCGACGCTGAACATCGACGGCCACACCATCACCTTCAAGAACGCGCAGACGCCGCAATCGGCGGCGAGCGTCGCCAACGGCTTTGGCGTCAGCGGCAACGTCGTTACCGACGGCAACGGCAACTCGACGGTCTACATCCAGAGCGCGACGCTGACCGACCTGCTCAATGCGGTCGACCTTGCGACCGGCGTCAAGACCGCGAGCATCTTCAACGGCGCGGCGACGCTCTCGACCACGTCGGGGCAGATCCCCTCGTCGGTGAACTCCAGCGGCCAGCTGGCGATCTCCACCGGCGTCAACTCCGATCTCTCGATCACCGGCACCGGCAACGCCCTCAGCGCCTTCGGCCTCAGCGGCAACACGGGAACGGCGACCGCCTTCACGGCGGCGCGCACCTCCGGCGTCGGCGGCATCAGCGGCAAGACGCTGACGTTCACCTCCTTCAACGGCGGCACGCCGGTGAACGTCACCTTCGGCGACGGCACCAACGGCACCGTCAAGACCCTGGACCAGCTCAACGCGCAGCTGCAGGCCAATCATCTGACGGCGACGATCGACGCCAACGGCGTGCTCACGGTGACCACCGTCAACGAGTACGCCTCCTCGACGCTCGGCTCGACGCTTGCCGGCGGCGCAGTCGGCGGCACGATCACCGGCGTCCTGGCGTTCACGACGGCGCAGCCGCCGATTCAGGACCCCGTGGCGCAGACCGCGCGCTCCAACCTGGTCAACCAGTTCAACAACATCCTGGCCCAGATCGACACCACCTCGCAGGACTCCTCGTTCAACGGCGTCAACCTGCTCAACGGCGACACGCTGAAGCTGGTCTTCAACGAGACCGGCAGCTCCACGCTCAGCATCAACGGCGTGGTGTTCAATGCCGCCGGCCTCGGCCTCAGCAATCTCGTCAACGGCGTCGACTTCATCGACAACGGCGCCACCAACAGGGTGCTGGCCAGCCTGAACGCCGCCTCGAGCACGCTGCGCTCGGAAGGCTCGACACTCGGTTCGAATCTGTCGATCGTGCAGGTGCGTCAGGACTTCTCCAAGAACCTGATCAACGTGCTGCAGACCGGCTCGGCCAACCTGACGCTGGCCGACACCAACGAGGAGGCGGCCAACAGCCAGGCGCTGTCGACCCGCCAGTCGATCGCGGTCTCCGCGCTGTCGCTGGCCAACCAGTCGCAGCAGAGCGTGCTGCAGCTGCTCCGCTAA
- a CDS encoding flagellar basal body P-ring protein FlgI: protein MPGVRWVRIVGVACAALSALAALALLVAPAAATSRIKDLANIEGVRQNQLIGYGLVVGLNGTGDTLNNIPFTKQSLQAMLERMGVNIRGATIRTGNVAAVMVTGNLPAFATQGTRMDVTVSALGDAKNLQGGTLLVTPLLGADGNVYAVAQGSLAISGFQAEGEAAKIVRGVPTVGRIANGAIIEREIEFALNRLPNVRLALRNADFTTAKRIAAAVNDYLGVKTAEPIDPSTVQLSIPPEFKGNVVAFLTEIEQLQVDPDLAAKIIIDERSGIIVMGRDVRVATVAVAQGNLTVTISESPQVSQPNPLSRGRTVVAPRSAVTVTEDGKKLAVVKDGVSLQQLVDGLNGLGIGPRDMISILQAIKAAGAIEADIEVM, encoded by the coding sequence ATGCCAGGCGTTCGTTGGGTAAGGATCGTCGGGGTGGCCTGCGCGGCGCTGTCGGCGCTGGCGGCGCTGGCGCTGTTGGTCGCGCCGGCGGCTGCGACCTCGCGCATCAAGGATCTCGCCAACATCGAAGGCGTGCGGCAGAACCAGCTAATCGGCTATGGCCTCGTCGTCGGCCTCAACGGCACCGGCGACACGCTCAACAACATCCCCTTCACCAAGCAATCGCTGCAGGCGATGCTCGAGCGCATGGGCGTCAACATCCGCGGCGCCACCATCCGCACCGGCAACGTCGCCGCCGTGATGGTGACAGGCAATCTGCCGGCCTTCGCCACCCAAGGCACGCGCATGGACGTCACGGTCTCCGCGCTCGGCGACGCCAAGAACCTGCAGGGCGGCACCCTGCTCGTCACCCCCTTGCTAGGTGCCGACGGTAATGTCTACGCGGTGGCGCAGGGCTCGCTCGCGATCTCCGGCTTCCAGGCCGAGGGCGAGGCGGCCAAGATCGTGCGCGGCGTTCCGACCGTGGGACGCATCGCCAACGGTGCCATCATCGAGCGCGAGATCGAGTTCGCGCTAAATCGCCTGCCGAACGTGCGCCTGGCGCTGCGCAACGCCGACTTCACCACCGCCAAGCGCATCGCGGCCGCCGTCAACGACTATCTCGGCGTCAAGACCGCCGAGCCGATCGACCCCTCGACGGTGCAGCTCTCGATCCCGCCCGAGTTCAAGGGCAACGTCGTCGCATTCCTCACCGAGATCGAGCAGCTGCAGGTCGACCCCGATCTGGCCGCCAAGATCATCATCGACGAGCGCAGCGGCATCATCGTGATGGGCCGCGACGTTCGCGTCGCCACCGTCGCGGTGGCACAGGGCAACCTCACCGTCACCATCTCCGAGAGCCCGCAGGTGAGCCAGCCCAACCCGCTCTCGCGCGGCCGCACCGTGGTCGCACCGCGCAGCGCCGTCACCGTCACCGAGGACGGCAAGAAGCTGGCCGTCGTCAAGGACGGGGTCTCGCTCCAGCAACTCGTCGATGGCCTCAACGGGCTAGGCATCGGCCCGCGCGACATGATCAGCATCCTGCAGGCGATCAAGGCCGCCGGCGCCATCGAAGCCGACATCGAGGTGATGTGA
- the flgJ gene encoding flagellar assembly peptidoglycan hydrolase FlgJ → MQTSTINTPRLATSSAFSVESRNGRPDFDLASALQKVSPKEQARAQKTATDFEAMFLNSMFSQMTSGLKGEGPFGDTPGTGVWRSMLTEQYSKNFAQAGGVGIASEVYRTLIMQQAKTIRTA, encoded by the coding sequence ATGCAGACCAGCACGATCAACACGCCGCGCCTCGCCACCTCCTCGGCCTTCTCGGTCGAGAGCCGCAACGGGCGGCCCGATTTCGACCTCGCCAGCGCCCTGCAGAAGGTCTCGCCGAAGGAGCAGGCCAGGGCCCAGAAGACCGCCACCGATTTCGAGGCGATGTTCCTCAACAGCATGTTCTCGCAGATGACCTCGGGCCTGAAGGGCGAAGGCCCGTTCGGCGACACGCCCGGCACCGGCGTGTGGCGCTCGATGCTGACCGAGCAATATTCCAAGAACTTCGCCCAGGCCGGCGGCGTCGGCATCGCCAGCGAAGTCTACCGCACCCTCATCATGCAGCAGGCGAAAACCATCCGCACGGCATAA
- the dksA gene encoding RNA polymerase-binding protein DksA: MNDRQKEYFRLKLLAWKDEILKESKLTLQALQEENVNHPDLADRASSETDRAIELRARDRQRKLIAKIDAALQRIEDNTYGYCEETGEPISLKRLEARPIATLSVEAQERHEKREKVYRDE; the protein is encoded by the coding sequence ATGAACGACCGGCAGAAGGAGTACTTCCGTTTGAAGCTCCTTGCCTGGAAGGATGAGATCCTCAAAGAGTCCAAGCTGACCCTGCAAGCTTTGCAGGAGGAGAACGTCAACCACCCCGATCTCGCCGATCGGGCATCGTCCGAAACCGACCGTGCCATCGAGCTCCGTGCCCGCGACCGCCAGCGCAAGTTGATCGCCAAGATCGACGCCGCGCTCCAGCGCATCGAGGACAACACCTACGGCTATTGCGAGGAAACCGGCGAGCCGATCTCGTTGAAGCGGCTCGAGGCCCGGCCCATCGCGACGCTGTCGGTGGAAGCGCAGGAGCGCCACGAGAAACGCGAGAAGGTCTATCGCGACGAATAG
- the flaF gene encoding flagellar biosynthesis regulator FlaF yields the protein MSNSAASAYARVATTTASPRDIEAQTLLKAANKLQDAVNNADPLSEQTMQALMFNRKLWTIFLSEAMRDNNPQPIDVRQKIANISVFVLSQTAALQMSPQFDHFRPLIEINRNIAAGLSGRP from the coding sequence ATGTCGAATTCCGCTGCCTCGGCCTATGCGCGTGTTGCAACGACCACCGCATCTCCTCGGGACATCGAGGCGCAGACCCTGCTCAAGGCCGCGAACAAGCTCCAGGACGCCGTGAACAACGCCGATCCGCTCAGCGAGCAGACCATGCAGGCCCTGATGTTCAACCGCAAGCTCTGGACCATCTTCCTGAGCGAGGCGATGCGCGACAACAATCCGCAGCCGATCGACGTCCGGCAGAAGATCGCCAACATCAGCGTGTTCGTGCTGAGCCAGACCGCCGCGCTCCAGATGAGCCCGCAATTCGATCATTTCCGTCCGCTGATCGAGATCAACCGCAATATCGCTGCGGGTCTGTCCGGGCGGCCGTGA
- a CDS encoding NAD(P)-dependent oxidoreductase, which translates to MKIAVAGASGRAGSEITKELSRRGHAVTAIARNPEKIAALPNVTPTKGDVLDQAGLAKLWAGHDVAVSSVHFLASDSRKLIGAAKEAKVGRYLVVGGAGSLEVAPGVKLVTTPNFPAQYKAEAEAGGAFLDLLRQEKELNWTFLSPSALFVEGERTGKFRLGTDQLLADANGKSWITFADYAIALADEIERPAHPRRRFTVGY; encoded by the coding sequence ATGAAAATCGCAGTCGCCGGCGCCTCGGGCCGGGCCGGGTCGGAGATCACCAAGGAGCTGTCCCGCCGCGGCCACGCGGTCACCGCCATCGCCCGGAACCCGGAGAAGATCGCGGCCCTGCCGAATGTCACGCCCACCAAGGGGGACGTGCTCGACCAGGCCGGCCTCGCCAAGCTGTGGGCCGGCCACGACGTCGCCGTGAGTTCCGTGCACTTTCTGGCCAGCGACTCGCGCAAGCTGATCGGCGCGGCGAAGGAGGCCAAAGTTGGCCGTTATCTCGTGGTCGGCGGCGCCGGCAGTCTCGAGGTCGCGCCGGGCGTGAAGCTGGTCACGACTCCCAATTTTCCGGCCCAGTACAAGGCGGAAGCCGAGGCAGGCGGGGCCTTCCTCGACCTGTTGCGGCAGGAGAAGGAGCTGAACTGGACCTTCCTTTCGCCGTCCGCGCTGTTCGTCGAAGGAGAGCGCACGGGCAAGTTCCGGCTCGGGACCGATCAGCTTCTCGCAGATGCGAACGGCAAGAGCTGGATCACTTTTGCCGACTACGCCATCGCGCTCGCCGACGAGATCGAGCGCCCGGCCCATCCGAGGCGGCGCTTCACGGTCGGTTACTAG
- a CDS encoding helix-turn-helix domain-containing protein produces the protein MKPDVYAANCPTRQILDRVGDKWAVLILLLLREQPMRFNQLRRTIEGISQKMLSQVLKSLERDGLLRRHAIATVPVTVEYSITQLGLTLAGAVDPLRDWAEQNLKDVLAAQRRYDARQKEEAA, from the coding sequence ATGAAACCCGACGTCTACGCGGCGAACTGCCCCACGCGCCAAATCCTCGACCGGGTCGGCGACAAATGGGCGGTGCTGATCCTCCTGCTGCTGCGCGAGCAGCCGATGCGCTTCAATCAGCTGCGCCGCACGATCGAAGGCATTTCGCAGAAGATGCTGAGCCAGGTCCTCAAATCGCTCGAACGCGACGGCCTGCTCAGGCGCCATGCCATCGCGACCGTGCCCGTGACGGTCGAGTATTCGATCACGCAGCTCGGGCTGACGCTCGCCGGCGCGGTCGATCCGCTGCGCGATTGGGCCGAGCAAAATCTGAAGGACGTTCTCGCCGCCCAGCGCCGCTACGACGCGCGGCAGAAGGAGGAAGCGGCGTAG
- a CDS encoding flagellar assembly protein FliX codes for MRIYGPNGTTLGTPASQARRTGSGTFVLPDTSSAQETRSAAAPKSATNIDGLLALQGVEEDPVERRKRSVARGRTALDVLDDLKMGLLSGNLDASTVMRLRDAAANLKSSSGDTGLDAVLAEIELRVEVELAKAGQA; via the coding sequence ATGCGCATCTACGGACCGAATGGCACCACGCTTGGAACGCCGGCGAGCCAGGCCAGGCGGACCGGCTCCGGCACCTTCGTGCTGCCCGACACTTCGTCGGCGCAGGAGACCCGGAGCGCGGCCGCACCGAAGTCCGCCACCAACATCGATGGGCTGCTGGCCCTGCAAGGCGTCGAGGAGGATCCGGTCGAGCGTCGCAAGCGCTCGGTCGCGCGCGGCAGGACTGCGCTCGACGTGCTCGACGACCTCAAGATGGGCCTCTTGTCCGGCAATCTCGACGCCTCGACCGTGATGCGGCTGCGGGATGCCGCAGCGAACCTGAAATCGTCCTCGGGCGATACCGGTCTCGATGCGGTGCTGGCCGAGATCGAGCTGCGCGTCGAGGTCGAACTGGCGAAAGCCGGGCAGGCGTAA
- a CDS encoding phytanoyl-CoA dioxygenase family protein yields the protein MTANPRALDDAQIDQFIRDGFIRIDNAFPPGLAEAARAIMWRDLPCSEHDAASWTRPVVRLPYYGGPPFRDAINTAVLHAAFDQIVGPGRWRPRGDIGTFPVRFPHPDDPGDDGWHVDLSFRGEGCNPDEAQDFSAWRVNVTSRGRALLLLFLFSDVGEDDAPTWIRVGSHLPMARYLAPAGDAGRAHMMLERMGADCPVAVATGAAGTVYLCHPFLVHAAQKHRGTRPRFLAQPPLHLAEPYQLERKEGDYSPVEVAIRVALGRN from the coding sequence ATGACGGCCAATCCCCGCGCGCTCGACGACGCGCAGATCGACCAATTCATTCGCGACGGCTTCATTCGGATCGACAACGCCTTTCCGCCCGGCCTGGCCGAGGCGGCGCGTGCCATCATGTGGCGCGATCTGCCGTGCAGCGAGCACGACGCCGCAAGCTGGACCCGGCCCGTGGTGCGGCTGCCCTACTATGGCGGCCCGCCGTTCCGGGATGCCATCAACACCGCAGTGCTGCATGCCGCGTTCGACCAGATCGTCGGGCCGGGACGATGGCGGCCGCGAGGCGATATCGGCACCTTTCCGGTGCGCTTTCCCCATCCGGACGATCCGGGCGACGATGGCTGGCACGTCGATCTCAGCTTTCGCGGCGAGGGCTGCAACCCGGACGAGGCGCAGGATTTCTCGGCCTGGCGCGTCAACGTCACCTCGCGGGGCCGGGCGCTGCTGCTGCTGTTCCTGTTCTCCGATGTCGGTGAGGACGATGCGCCGACGTGGATCCGGGTCGGTTCGCACCTGCCGATGGCGCGCTATCTGGCGCCCGCCGGCGATGCGGGGCGGGCGCACATGATGCTGGAGCGGATGGGGGCCGATTGCCCGGTTGCGGTGGCGACCGGGGCGGCGGGGACGGTCTATCTCTGTCATCCCTTCCTGGTTCATGCCGCGCAGAAGCACCGGGGAACGCGACCGCGCTTCCTGGCGCAGCCGCCGCTGCATCTCGCCGAGCCCTACCAGCTGGAGCGGAAGGAGGGTGATTACTCGCCGGTCGAGGTCGCCATCCGCGTCGCACTTGGACGCAATTGA
- a CDS encoding 2-keto-4-pentenoate hydratase: MDRILEAAKAIALARRNHAPLAALERPPRDEAEGYQVQRALHDLLLAHVGPQVGYKIGCTSQVMQDYIGIPHPCGGGVFQKGVHDSGARLAASDYVRVGVECEIAVRLKRDLAAGEAPFTAEWVGEAVEAYHPAIEIVDDRYVKWETMGAPTLIADDFFAAGCVLGPSVPRSSVPDLKAVKGRAIVNGEEVSHGTGADVLGHPHNALAWLANHLAAEGKGLHAGQLVLTGSLVKTLWLKAGDKVRMELDGLGTVEAEFT; the protein is encoded by the coding sequence ATGGACAGGATTCTCGAAGCCGCCAAGGCGATCGCGCTGGCGCGGCGCAATCATGCGCCGCTCGCGGCGCTGGAACGTCCGCCCAGGGATGAGGCCGAGGGCTATCAGGTCCAGCGCGCGCTGCACGATCTGCTGCTGGCGCATGTCGGGCCGCAGGTCGGCTACAAGATCGGCTGCACCAGCCAGGTGATGCAGGACTATATCGGCATCCCGCATCCCTGCGGCGGCGGCGTGTTCCAGAAGGGCGTGCATGACAGCGGCGCCAGGCTGGCCGCCTCCGACTATGTCCGGGTCGGCGTCGAATGCGAGATCGCGGTGCGGCTGAAGCGGGATCTCGCCGCCGGCGAGGCGCCGTTCACGGCCGAGTGGGTCGGCGAGGCGGTCGAGGCCTATCATCCCGCCATCGAGATCGTCGACGACCGCTACGTCAAGTGGGAGACCATGGGCGCCCCGACGCTGATCGCGGACGATTTCTTCGCGGCCGGCTGCGTGCTCGGGCCGTCCGTGCCCCGCTCGTCCGTGCCGGATCTGAAAGCGGTCAAGGGCCGCGCCATCGTCAACGGCGAGGAGGTCAGCCACGGCACCGGCGCAGACGTGCTCGGTCACCCCCACAACGCGCTCGCCTGGCTCGCCAACCATCTCGCCGCCGAAGGCAAGGGTCTTCACGCGGGGCAACTCGTGCTGACGGGCAGCCTGGTCAAGACGCTCTGGCTCAAGGCCGGCGACAAGGTGCGGATGGAGCTGGACGGGCTGGGCACGGTGGAGGCGGAGTTTACGTGA
- the flgH gene encoding flagellar basal body L-ring protein FlgH: MSAFSPAFRLRRIAISALLLASCALGGCSSIDRLSQIGEQPKLSAIENPTAQPGYKPVQMPMPKPEVASYNPNSLWRNGSRAFFKDQRARQVGDLLTVTVNITDKANIENDTSRSRTNKEDSGITDFIGAKTLGTQAQKVLPGRILTADSTSSSEGKGSVDRKEALQTNVAAVVTQVLPNGNLVVEGKQEIRVNFEIRELIVAGIVRPEDIQSDNTIDSTKIAQARIAYGGRGQIMDVQQPRYGQQVMDVLLPF, from the coding sequence ATGTCCGCTTTCAGTCCGGCTTTCCGTCTTCGTCGCATCGCGATCTCTGCCCTGCTGCTCGCCTCCTGCGCGCTGGGCGGCTGCTCCTCGATCGATCGCCTGTCGCAGATCGGCGAGCAACCGAAGCTGTCGGCGATCGAGAATCCGACGGCACAGCCCGGTTACAAGCCGGTGCAGATGCCGATGCCGAAGCCGGAAGTCGCCTCCTACAATCCGAACTCGCTGTGGCGCAACGGCAGCCGCGCCTTCTTCAAGGACCAGCGCGCCCGCCAGGTCGGCGACCTCCTGACCGTGACCGTGAACATCACGGACAAGGCCAACATCGAGAACGACACCTCGCGCAGCCGCACCAACAAGGAAGATTCGGGCATCACCGACTTCATCGGCGCGAAGACGCTGGGCACGCAGGCGCAGAAGGTCCTGCCGGGCCGCATCCTGACCGCCGACTCGACCTCATCGAGCGAGGGCAAGGGCAGCGTCGACCGCAAGGAAGCCTTGCAGACCAACGTCGCCGCCGTGGTCACCCAGGTGCTGCCGAACGGCAACCTGGTCGTCGAAGGCAAGCAGGAGATCCGCGTCAACTTCGAAATTCGCGAGCTGATCGTGGCCGGCATCGTGCGCCCCGAGGACATCCAGAGCGACAACACCATCGATTCCACCAAGATTGCCCAGGCCCGCATCGCCTATGGCGGCCGCGGCCAGATCATGGACGTGCAGCAGCCGCGCTACGGCCAGCAGGTCATGGACGTGCTGCTGCCCTTCTAA